One window of Epinephelus fuscoguttatus linkage group LG9, E.fuscoguttatus.final_Chr_v1 genomic DNA carries:
- the tomm5 gene encoding mitochondrial import receptor subunit TOM5 homolog, whose product MFKLEGLGPKMDPEEMKKKMRQDVLSSLRNFLIYVALLRATPYVLKKLDSI is encoded by the exons ATGTTCAAGTTGGAAGGACTCGGACCTAAAATGGACCCggaggagatgaagaagaaaatgcGACAAGATGTCCTCTCGTCTTTACGGAACTTTCTTATTTACGTCGCCCTTCTCAGAGCCA ctccaTATGTGTTAAAGAAGCTGGACAGCATATGA
- the LOC125894834 gene encoding zinc finger and BTB domain-containing protein 5-like, with the protein MDFPGHFQHIFKQLNHQRLHAQLCDCVVVVGGQSFQAHRSILAACSSHFRALLSSSDSGDEVGAGAGGGRGPSVMELDPEVVTPEAFSTLLDMIYTSTLSPGASNVMDVLLAASHLHLNSVVKACKLHLSRKNFPASPPKGWRSVQQQQPSSQAERSALLQQVTSIMEDEEDVAVEVSQSGGVDDQGVRSREVSGEQSAAAFLRHKRKSDEDGLSDRKRSCRGPEGNYKECSPTVTRSTVSAEEGGEELLSPDSLKTTDGLWESRGKEEEMEEKYEATKGESDEIQLPSQSDSSTGGVGVWEKGGETDGETVVKVKVGDEGEEEGEEPKMAMIEVKKENLTSCSPDFPNNSPLTPTQDCTDNFEAQLNEEKMSTVCPTEGDVTSLQSPLCSDLQTDAQREAGDLGEESVDGEGLDSLSELAFSCFLNPSSESVMGALEEEDSLASLTAAATAAAAAASDAPAAAGELCQNSEEASSAQSSDSSLVFPVTSVPLQQLLPTQGPGFSDTLILQPTQNSLAGFLSGIRPGLGLETSLIQPSRAGKSSGATTFRRIAPKVPPGSEAGTDGSSSSSAGDAAERPPLTRASEDVLSKCKKAAAEDHVLLVEGEKKYACKICCKTFMNLTDCKKHIRVHTGEKPYPCPKCGKRFSQSSHLYKHSKNTCLNWKDDQSFADTLL; encoded by the coding sequence ATGGACTTCCCAGGTCATTTCCAGCATATTTTCAAGCAGCTCAACCACCAGCGCCTCCATGCccagctgtgtgactgtgtggtgGTGGTTGGAGGCCAGAGCTTCCAGGCTCACCGCTCCATCCTGGCAGCATGCAGCTCCCACTTCAGGGCTCTTCTGAGCTCCAGTGACAGCGGTGATGAGGTTGGAGCTGGCGCAGGTGGAGGCAGGGGCCCCAGTGTGATGGAGCTAGATCCAGAGGTGGTGACCCCAGAGGCCTTCTCCACCTTGCTAGACATGATCTacacctccaccctctctcCAGGGGCCTCCAATGTGATGGATGTACTGTTGGCGGCGTCGCACTTGCACCTCAACTCTGTGGTCAAGGCCTGCAAGCTCCACCTGTCCAGGAAAAACTTTCCCGCCTCGCCCCCGAAAGGTTGGAGGTcagtgcaacagcagcagccgTCTTCACAGGCAGAGAGGTCGGCCTTGCTTCAACAGGTCACGTCCATCatggaggatgaggaagatGTGGCAGTTGAGGTTAGTCAGTCCGGTGGGGTTGACGACCAGGGGGTGAGGAGCAGAGAGGTCAGTGGCGAACAGAGTGCTGCAGCATTTCTGAGGCACAAGAGGAAGTCAGATGAGGATGGGCTCAGTGACAGAAAGAGGTCCTGCAGGGGGCCTGAGGGGAACTATAAGGAGTGTTCACCCACTGTAACCAGAAGCACCGTCAGTGCGGAGGAGGGTGGAGAGGAGCTGCTGTCGCCGGACAGCCTGAAGACGACAGACGGACTCTGGGAGAGCCGAGgcaaggaggaggagatggaggagaaatatgAAGCGACCAAGGGAGAGTCGGATGAGATCCAGCTGCCGAGCCAATCGGACAGCAGCACGGGAGGTGTAGGTGTGTGGGAGAAGGGCGGAGAAACAGATGGAGAGACTGTAGTCAAAGTAAAGGTGGGAGATgaaggggaggaagagggagaagagCCAAAGATGGCAATGATTGAGGTGAAAAAGGAAAATCTGACCTCATGCTCCCCAGATTTTCCAAACAATTCTCCTCTAACGCCAACACAAGACTGCACAGACAATTTTGAAGCACAGCTGAATGAGGAGAAAATGTCCACGGTGTGCCCAACAGAAGGTGACGTTACGTCTTTGCAGTCTCCGCTGTGCTCAGATCTTCAAACTGATGCACAGAGAGAGGCTGGAGATTTGGGTGAGGAGTCAGTAGATGGTGAAGGCCTTGACAGCCTGTCAGAACTTGCCTTTTCCTGCTTCCTCAATCCCAGTAGTGAGAGTGTGATGGGAGCTCTGGAGGAAGAAGACAGCCTAGCGAGCctcactgctgctgccacagctgCTGCCGCCGCTGCCAGTGAtgctcctgcagctgctggtgaACTGTGTCAAAACTCAGAAGAAGCCTCATCTGCTCAATCCTCTGACTCCTCACTTGTTTTCCCAGTAACGTCCGTCCCCTTGCAGCAGCTTCTCCCAACTCAGGGCCCTGGTTTCAGCGACACGCTCATCCTCCAGCCCACCCAGAATTCTTTAGCAGGCTTCCTGAGTGGCATCAGACCAGGCCTCGGTCTGGAAACCTCCCTCATCCAACCCTCCAGGGCCGGTAAAAGCTCGGGGGCGACAACCTTCCGTCGCATCGCCCCCAAAGTGCCACCCGGATCAGAAGCCGGCACGGATGGCTCCTCTTCTTCATCGGCGGGGGATGCTGCTGAGCGGCCGCCTCTAACCAGAGCTTCAGAGGATGTTCTGTCCAAGTGCAAGAAAGCAGCTGCGGAGGACCACGTTCTGTTggtggagggagagaagaaatACGCCTGCAAAATCTGCTGCAAGACCTTCATGAACCTGACTGACTGTAAGAAGCATATTCGAGTCCACACAGGGGAGAAGCCCTATCCCTGTCCCAAGTGTGGAAAGCGCTTCAGCCAGTCCTCCCATCTGTACAAGCACTCGAAAAACACCTGCCTGAACTGGAAGGATGATCAGTCATTCGCAGATACCCTGCTGTGA
- the grhpra gene encoding glyoxylate reductase/hydroxypyruvate reductase produces MQTVGKLMKVFVTRRIPQEGMKILSTAGVCEVSLWDSDEPVPREDLLKGVQGAHGLLCMLSDKIDAEVLDAAGPNLKVISTLSVGFDHLAINEIKKRGIRVGYTPDVLTDATAELTVALLLATARRLPEGVEEVKNGGWSSWKPLWLCGYGLSGSTVGVIGLGRIGMAIARRLMPFGVKRLLYSGRTAKACAAEVNGEFVPLDTLVSESDFVVVSCSLTPETQGLCDKAFFSKMKNTAVFVNSSRGAVVNQEDLYKALSSGQIAAAGLDVTTPEPLPTDHPLLTLKNCVVLPHIGSATYSTRGVMGALSAQNLLAGLQGTDMPSELTF; encoded by the exons ATGCAGACAGTTGGTAAACTCATGAAGGTGTTCGTGACGAGGCGCATCCCGCAGGAGGGGATGAAGATCCTGTCAACGGCTGGAGT ctGTGAGGTGTCTCTGTGGGACTCTGATGAACCCGTGCCGAGGGAAGACCTCCTCAAAGGTGTGCAGGGGGCTCATGGTCTCCTGTGTATGCTGTCAGACAAGATCGATGCTGAGGTCCTGGATGCTGCAG GGCCAAACCTGAAAGTAATCAGCACCCTGTCAGTGGGATTTGACCACTTGGCTATCAACGAAATCAAAAAACG TGGTATACGTGTTGGATACACTCCAGATGTCCTGACTGACGCCACAGCTGAACTGACCGTGGCTCTGCTGCTGGCCACTGCTCGCAGATTACCAGAGGGAGTGGAGGAGGTCAAAAA tgGAGGCTGGAGCTCATGGAAGCCTCTCTGGCTGTGTGGTTATGGTCTTTCTGGCAGCACAGTAGGAGTTATCGGACTGGGACGCATCG GCATGGCCATAGCTCGGAGACTCATGCCCTTCGGAGTGAAGAGGCTGCTGTACTCTGGGAGAACTGCCAAGGCTTGTGCTGCTGAAGTGAATGGAGAGTTTG TTCCCCTGGACACACTTGTGTCTGAGAGCGACTTTGTGGTTGTTTCCTGTTCCCTGACGCCAGAAACTCAGGGTCTGTGTGACAAGGCCTTCTTCAGCAAGATGAAGAACACAGCAGTCTTCGTCAATTCCAGCAG GGGAGCTGTGGTGAACCAGGAGGATCTGTACAAGGCTTTGAGCAGCGGACAGATAGCTGCAGCCGGACTAGATGTCACAACACCTGAGCCACTCCCAACAGATCACCCTCTTCTGACACTTAAAAACTGCG tggtgttgcCACACATCGGCAGCGCCACCTACTCCACGAGAGGTGTCATGGGAGCTCTGTCAGCTCAAAACCTGCTGGCAGGTTTACAGGGCACAGACATGCCCAGTGAACTCACCTTCTAA
- the si:ch211-203d1.3 gene encoding protein phosphatase Slingshot homolog 3, giving the protein MALLTLHRLPSISTAPDESLQRRGRLQKRESFALVKGAVLLLEEGERPGLDEETSPSPPSPVKEGGKAQDMRHRHIHAMIEQLRPEDTIKLAVQLESISSVRVRYLIVVSTLSNKQESILLGMDFPSSDSDHCTIGLVLPVWSDTQVYLDGDGGFSVTTAEETRIFKPISMQTMWSVLQALHGCCERAVKAAVIPGNGLEWAQHYHQHTESDRYCLNEWEAMNDLESVRRDSSGQSTADRISNEALIKEHLRDIMRTEDLDSLTSKMVHSALETRMGFDMRPFKEYIDNEILVTMAQMDKPSKIFDYLYLGSEWNAANFEELQKNNVGYILNVTREIDNFFPESFTYMNIRVYDVEATDLLPYWTDTFQFINTARKSGQAVLVHCKMGVSRSASTVIAYAMKQQRWPLDVALSYVRECRSIVKPNEGFMKQLQTYNGILNASQQRHSALWRRKSRDQRQKSIRKEEGGEEKKPEEAEEEEEEEEEDDGLEGSEQGDEEDADSLDEKDIGSPDERDDAEVFEEPAPLPETNQGPGQTGPAGVTPVITVNEPEKVTPSVNRSGRMNLFSLMQSISDEDRGREQLPGSPRRRRSLGRRSLIHQNACVDVSPEPRSLSDVGQSNP; this is encoded by the exons ATGGCTCTGTTGACCCTGCATAGGCTCCCATCCATCTCCACCGCTCCA GATGAAAGCCTCCAAAGAAGAGGGAGACTACAGAAAAG GGAGAGCTTTGCCCTCGTGAAGGGGGCTGTCCTCCTGCTGGAAGAGGGCGAGAGGCCGGGCCTTGATGAGGAGACTTCTCCTTCTCCACCTTCTCCTGTGAAGGAAGGCGGCAAAGCTCAAGACATGCGGCACAGACACATTCATGCCATGATTGAACAGCTCCGACCAGAAGATACTATCAAGCTG GCGGTGCAGTTGGAGTCCATCAGCTCGGTCAGAGTCAGGTATCTGATCGTTGTCTCCACCCTCAGCAACAAACAAGAGAGCATCCTGCTGGGCATGGATTTCCCCAGCTCAGACAG CGATCACTGCACCATCGGCCTGGTGCTGCCAGTTTGGAGCGACACACAGGTGTACCTGGACGGGGACGG tgGTTTTAGCGTGACAACAGCAGAAGAGACCAGAATTTTTAAACCTATTTCCATGCAGACCATGTG GTCAGTGCTGCAGGCGTTGCATGGCTGCTGCGAGCGGGCGGTCAAGGCGGCAGTGATCCCAGGCAATGGCCTGGAGTGGGCCCAGCACTACCACCAGCACACTGAGTCAGACCGCTACTGCCTCAATGAGTGGGAGGCCATGAACGACCTGGAGTCAGTCCGCAGGGACAGTAGTGGACAGAG CACCGCAGACAGAATTTCCAATGAGGCGCTGATTAAAGAGCACCTGAGAGACATCATGAGGACTGAAGACCTGGACAGCCTCACATCTAAGATG GTTCACTCTGCCCTGGAGACCAGGATGGGCTTCGACATGAGACCCTTCAAGGAGTACATTGACAATGAGATCCTGGTCACCATGGCTCAGATGGACAAACCCTCCAAAATATTTGACTACCTTTACCTG GGCTCTGAGTGGAACGCAGCTAACTTTGAGGAGCTGCAGAAAAACAA TGTGGGCTATATTCTGAATGTGACGAGAGAGATCGACAACTTTTTCCCAGAGTCCTTCACTTATATGAACATCAGAGTGTACGATGTGGAAGCCACCGATCTGCTCCCTTACTGGACAGACACTTTCCAGTTCATCAACACTGCAAG GAAGAGTGGACAGGCGGTGTTGGTGCACTGCAAGATGGGTGTTTCTCGCTCTGCATCCACAGTGATCGCCTATGCCATGAAGCAGCAGCGCTGGCCTCTGGATGTGGCGTTGTCCTACGTTAGGGAGTGCCGGTCCATTGTCAAGCCCAACGAAGGCTTCATGAAGCAGCTGCAGACCTACAACGGCATTCTCAACGCAAG TCAGCAGCGTCACAGCGCACTCTGGAGGCGAAAGTCAAGAGACCAAAGACAAAAGTCAATACgcaaggaggagggaggggaagaaaaaaagccaGAGGAggcagaagaggaagaagaggaggaagaggaggatgacgGACTTGAAGGTTCTGAGCAGGGTGACGAGGAGGATGCAGATAGTCTAGATGAAAAAGATATAGGTAGCCCAGATGAGAGAGATGATGCAGAG GTGTTTGAAGAGCCCGCCCCCCTGCCTGAGACCAACCAGGGGCCTGGGCAGACAGGGCCAGCTGGTGTCACTCCTGTTATCACAGTAAATGAACCAGAAAAG GTCACTCCGAGTGTTAATCGCAGCGGCAGGATGAACCTCTTCTCCCTCATGCAGTCCATCAGTGATGAGGATAGAGGGCGTGAACAG CTGCCTGGGAGTCCGCGGCGGAGGCGTAGCCTAGGACGACGGAGTCTCATTCACCAGAACGCATGTGTGGATGTTTCACCTGAACCACGAAGCCTGTCGGACGTTGGTCAAAGCAATCCCTAA
- the mrpl18 gene encoding 39S ribosomal protein L18, mitochondrial, which translates to MALSDISRSVRLLLGQIQRCRQTVATNQTARCLSQLASPPEEEPRADENEAVNPTFVNRNPRNLEQMALAVKDRGWKTSWPRREFYHRLEFSRSQQFVTAHVFSRSSPDPVLSCSTREWALKKELASTKCVAACQAVGEVLAQRCQQAGITRMVYREIPWTYRSEAVQAFKTALKEGGITLSEPRRKYIGT; encoded by the exons atggctCTGAGCGACATTAGCCGCAGTGTGCGGCTGTTGTTAGGTCAAATCCAACGATGTCGTCAAACTGTGGCCACAAACCAGACGG CTCGGTGTCTGAGTCAGCTCGCCTCTCCGCCGGAGGAGGAGCCCCGCGCGGATGAAAATGAAGCCGTGAACCCGACCTTCGTGAACAGAAACCCCCGGAACCTGGAGCAGATGGCTCTGGCTGTGAAGGACCGGGGCTGGAAGACGTCCTGGCCTCGCCGGGAGTTTTaccacag GTTGGAGTTTTCTCGCAGCCAACAGTTTGTGACAGCACACGTGTTCTCCAGAAGCTCTCCTGACCCGGTGCTTTCGTGTTCCACCAGAGAGTGGGCACTGAAGAAGGAGCTGGCTTCCACAAAATGCGTGGCAGCGTGTCAGGCTGTGGGCGAGGTGCTGGCACAGCGATGTCAGCAGGCTGGGATCACGAGGATGGTGTACAGGGAGATTCCCTGGACGTACCGCTCTGAAGCT gtTCAAGCCTTCAAGACAGCACTAAAAGAGGGAGGAATCACCCTCAGTGAGCCCAGAAGGAAATACATCGGCACCTGA